In Dermacentor variabilis isolate Ectoservices chromosome 10, ASM5094787v1, whole genome shotgun sequence, the genomic window AAACTAGCTATGTCCCTGGGAGTAGCAGCGCGTTAACATGATCGCCACACTTCAGAGCGTATTGTAGTGGCTACCGGCAAATCAGTGCAAAGACTTCGCGCTTCCAGCAACTGCCTCGTGACTCATGATACTTGTGCAATACTTCATTTTCGCTTTCCTTTTGTAACAGCGAATGGAAGCTCTAGAGTGCCGCAATTTAGGTGCGAGGCAAAACGATTGCTTCGTATACTTGGATCTGGACCACATAAAAGAATGAGCACCTCAGACACAGATAAGGCTTATCACAAAACCGTTAAACGACAGTCGTGCAATTATACGCATGAGATCAAGTGGAACCCGCAACATGTGAGTGCTTAAGGTACTTTCTTTTTCCTATACTGCTAAGTGATCAGGCTACTTCACGCTTCGTGCGGTGCCAGAAATATTGGAGAATCACCAACACcatctcaaataaaaaaaaaatacaacgacgcaaaatgcttttctttttctgatgtgCCGGAAACACAAAGCATTTATAAAAATTGAAACGATCGTGGCGAACGGAAGGCGTGACGATCACGCGCGCGACCCTTATGGCCACTAATCCTACTACAACGCGGGATGTTACAGCGCAAATCCAAATGCTACGACACATCGTCAAAATATACAGCCTTTACGACTGCCATACAACTACGCAAAAAGAGTCCTTGAGAATATGCCCGTTTTACGGGCACATGTATGCACCAAGTAAGCTTAAAGGTACGCACACTATGATAGGCGTGTTCTACACCGGCATGTTCAACAGCAACACGAACGCTTGTCCCAGAGATCTCCCATCACCACTACCCGCAAGCCAGCCGAACCAGCGCTTGCAAAATGCTCTCTCTAATGTCTATATCTAATCCTTTTCCATCACGCTCTTGCAGAGCCTGTCATCTGTCTAGAGTATTCTGGATGGAACGAATCTGCAGAACGCCTCGccatcctcttttttttttccacgccgTAGGTCGAACCTGGGCCACTGGTAATCAGCGAGTACTACACGGGCAATACCGACTGTTGGGGCTGGCCGCACAAGGTCGTGGCACCGCAGACACTGCTGCAGACTTTCAAGACCCTGATGGCGATGAACGCCTCCGTGTCTCTCTACATGTTCCACGGCGGAACGAATTTCGGCTTCACGGCCGGTAGTCGTGAGAAGCGCCCTGTGGTCTCCAGCTACGACTACGAAGCTCCGCTGAGTGAAGCCGGCGACCCGAACGCGTTTTACTACGACATCCGACGCGCCATCAGCCCcgtacatatacatatatgcaaCATGGGGCTAGCTGGTTTTGATCCACAACTTTGGTCAGCGCGAACAGTGACGCGTACAATAACCGAAGTAGATCTCGGTGACGAACGCACGTCTTCGAGCTTACATTCTATTGCCGGTGTCCCTCTGCGCAACGCGATATAGTTATTGATGAGTAATGGACTATTATTAGACATTTTAAGCCTATGCGTATACGCACGGGTGTTTAACAGTTTAAGGAATACCAAGGTAATCGTCAGCGCCGGAGGAAACATGATGTTACGTTGCGTCCAACCATGAAGAAACGTGTTCAAGTTGCATCAGTGTTATCGAAGTAAAATTTCACACGTTTGCGGCGATCACGTCTCTGCCGACACTACTACACATGGCTGCTAAGTATAACATAGTAGGTCATTGCTAATAGTATCCATACATGCTCTGGTTGAACCGGTGCCCGAAGATGTCGCTGGCTGTGTTCGTGCTCATGCTGGTGTATAAAATATGCGGTAGAGTTTAATACGTACGCGGTCACGTTAAGACTGTTAGATGGCCTCGGAGTATTTCACAGAATCTTATCTATACGGAAAGAGAGATAAGTGGGGGACATGGTCGCCTACAAAGCGGCGTCACATCGTCGTAGTAAGCCTAAGTAAACTTTGGGAACATGAATTCATGTTATTTCGTAGTTCAAAAGGATGACAGCTAAACGATAACGAATGTCAGCGTCTGCAGCGGCATCTGCTGCGGGGTCCATGGTTTACATATGCCTGTTCAATCACTTGTGAGAGACCCCGAAACACAAAATTTGCCTAGGAAGTGGCGTAGCGGGACACCGTTTTAGCGGACGTTGAAGCAGATTTCTAAACGTTGCCtcaaagaaaatattaaaaatatgAGCTCTAAAAAAATATGCACATGTATTAAGTAATTGTAAAGTAATTAAATGATAAAAATATATGGAAATAAGAGTCGAGACGCGTTAAAACATAGTCCACAAGGTGAAACGAACTGATTCAACACACAGGTGCAACTTAAAGCGCatagtcaaaaagaaagaagcaggaaAGGAAGGTCAGAACTTTTGTCTAAATAACGTACGTTAGACCTGCCTTCGCTGGGGAGGGAAacgaaaacgagagagagagaaagagagaggaaaagggGGAGGACAAATTAACGTCATTGCCTAGTGGCACACGATCgcaacggtaaaaaaaaaaaatattcatcacTCAGCAATACTGCATGCGATGTTTGCGACTGCTCAAGAATGTCAAGCTTGCATAATGTTTGAGCACGCATATTGCGCGGCATCACAGCTACAGACGAACGCTGCAACTGAAAACGATTTCACATGCGATACTTGTGTTACGGTCTGCGCTGTTTTTCCGCAGTATTTGCAAGTGCCAAAGGATGACCCACCGGGTCCGTCGCGAAAGATAGAAATCGGCCCCGTAGCCCTGGACAAGTACGCATCGCTCGACGAGGTGATGGCTCACTTCCGTGGACAGAACTGGCTGAAGAGGAAACAGTCCGCGGAACCCTTGACCTTCGAGAATTTGGGACAGGCATTCGGCTTCGTGTTATACTCGACGACTGTGACATTCGCGACTGCGGCCAAGGCGTTGCTGCAGCTCGAAGGACTGTCGGACCGGGCGTACGTGTACGGCAAAGGCGGAGAGGTGTCGGTCTTCTACAGCTTCGCAGTGAGTGGGCAGGTGGTCAAAGTCCAGAACTACGTGCCAACGGGAATAAACCAGACCCTCTCCATTCTGGTCGAGAATATGGGCAGAGAGTCGCTCAGCAAGACGTTCGCCAACCCAAAGGTAAACGTCAAGAAAGACACATGTAAACAATTATTCTTTAAAGACCGGACGGCAGTGAAACAGCTGGCATTGCAATTCAAGGAAGTTGCGACGATAAAACGGCACTGCTTAATGGCGAACATCAAAGCTGTTATTCTTCAAAATGTCACGCTAAAAACGCCACAATTATATAGCGAGCAGCCACAGCAATAAAACTATGCTATTTGGATTATTTTCAAGGTAAACATCAGAAAAACGTGACAAGCTTTAATACCTGGTAGCTAGGTTGATAAATGTAACCATTTGATTTTGGTTTCATTCGACAGAATACTTCTTCTATTTATACTTCAAATTTTCCTTTGCGAGGCTTGAGCAACAGTCCCCTCTTAACATCACCTGCAATGAGCTATGCACCTACCCATAGAGAACTATATTATCTTGCATCTGCCTCTTTTCATGTATCCAGGGGTTCAAATCTGCAAAGCTGAACTACGTGCTACTCAAGAACTGGGACGTCGAGGCAGTTCCTTTGACGACAGCTGAAGACATCAACAGGGTTCAGCAGTTACTCCAAAAGGAAGACAAAGGCGGAGTTCCGGGGTTTTTCCACGGAGTATTCAAGCTGCCCGAAGGTCAGCAGCGATTGGATACATTCTTGGACCCTACAAACTGGACCAAGGGCGTGGCTTTTGTCAACGGCATCAACCTGGGTCGCTACTGGCCCGTCACCGGTCCTCAAATCACGCTCTACGTGCCGGGACCATTCCTTAAGCCACACCCCGAGGAGAACAGTGTGATGCTCTTCGAGACACAAGGAGCTCCCCCACGTGATCGAACTGTGCGCTTCATCGACAAGCCCCGAGTTAACGTGACTATACTGTACCCAAAGCCCTGAACATGAAGGGATCAGTAAACATTATCTCTCAATCAGACTGCACAGTTTGGTTACAGTCTCCGAATCTTCCCACCATTTATTCTGCGTATAAACATGGCTCGTCAGTTGAGAAAATGGAGGTCAACCTTATTGGACTTTACACACAACGTTGCAGCCGGTGACGTCAGTGCGTCTTGTACCCTCTTGTCGGCGTCTGTTTAATGCTTCTCTCGCTTATCTCGTCATGTACCAACAAGCAAGCCTAAACTGCTCTTCTCGGTTCCGCATACTGCGCAGTATTTTCGTGTCATTGAGtctttgtttttcgttttctttcctcaCGAAGAGTGCGAGGATGTTGTCAGAGGAGTCTCCTCCTGACTGAGCAGGTTACAATGAAACATTAATTTATACAATGAGAGCTCCAGCGAAACAAACTCCTGCGACCCCGCAACCGAAATTCGCGCCCATAACACCAGTCTAAAACTGATAATAACGAAGTCTGCAACAATAATAGCAACTCAAGATATTCGGGAATATCCAGCTAATAGCATTCACTGATTCACAGGGTTCCATGTTCCAAAGCAACTCTGGGTCTGTGGGTGATGCCGTACAGGCTCCGAATTAATTTAGAGgtcctggggttccttaacgtgcacctaaactacGTCCACTAGTGTTTGAGcatttgtgcccccccccccttaaatgCGGGCTCCAAGGTCGGGATTCGAACCCACAACTATACGCTAGCAGCAGAATCCCATAGCCAAAGAGCGACCGC contains:
- the LOC142559938 gene encoding beta-galactosidase-like, with product MGYEARLRRARTSLCGILLKHVPFGSICGLISVCIQVTVSGNGRTFLIDHENKRFLKDGQPFRYVAGEVHYFRVPRAYWKDRLHRIKMAGLNAVSFYIEWSGHEPEPGQYNFEDMYDLDAFLKQVKEQDLLAIVRPGPYISGDRDNGGLPYWLHREQPNMKYRVLDSEFLHHLDRWIMKLCAVLSPHTYNKAGPVIAVQVEHLYGVNGACDHLYMEHLLTMLQVRLGREMVFFRGNPATKSYYDCDKVRDILVTAYMTPTEIPAVVASIVASAQVEPGPLVISEYYTGNTDCWGWPHKVVAPQTLLQTFKTLMAMNASVSLYMFHGGTNFGFTAGSREKRPVVSSYDYEAPLSEAGDPNAFYYDIRRAISPFKEYQAILHAMFATAQECQACIMFEHAYCAASQLQTNAATENDFTCDTCVTVCAVFPQYLQVPKDDPPGPSRKIEIGPVALDKYASLDEVMAHFRGQNWLKRKQSAEPLTFENLGQAFGFVLYSTTVTFATAAKALLQLEGLSDRAYVYGKGGEVSVFYSFAVSGQVVKVQNYVPTGINQTLSILVENMGRESLSKTFANPKGFKSAKLNYVLLKNWDVEAVPLTTAEDINRVQQLLQKEDKGGVPGFFHGVFKLPEGQQRLDTFLDPTNWTKGVAFVNGINLGRYWPVTGPQITLYVPGPFLKPHPEENSVMLFETQGAPPRDRTVRFIDKPRVNVTILYPKP